The Rhodococcus sp. ABRD24 genome contains the following window.
CGACGCTGTCGAGCTTGAGCTGATGGCCCCATGACTGCAGCGAGACCGCGGTGTCCAGGCCCGGGTACGGCGACATCAGCAGATAGCCGCTGGAGTCGTCGACGCGGCTGCTCAGCTGATCACGCTGAGCGTCGTCGACCTTGTCCGGGTTGTACGTGATCCACACCGCGCCGTGCTCGAGGGAGTGGACCGCGTTCTCGGTGCGGATCGGATTCGGGTAGACGGTGCCCATGCAGGTGGCCCACACCGCGTCGTGTGGTCCGCCGAACGGCGGCGACTGGTCGTATGCGACCCGCTGCGCCGGCGAGACGTGCATACCGGCCTCGTAGTCGACCTTGACGACGCCGTCGATCGCGCTGGACGGATCCTGATTCGATGCGGAGGGGGCGAACTTCGCCACCGCCTCCTTGTCTTGGTACTTCGGGAGCAGGTTGACGAACAGCACGCCGATCAGGGCGGCCACTGCGACGACTGCACCGATCGTCAACCACGGGATCTGACGCTTCACGCCACCTCCGCGCTTGGAAGCGGGCACGCCGCCCTGCTTCTTGGCCGCTTTGATCGCCTTGGCTGACTTGGCCGCCGTGTTCTTACTGCCGGGACCGCGATTTTCCGAACCGCTGGGCATCTATGAGTGCTCTTTCGGTGTGTGGGCAAAGGGCTTCCCCGAGAGGTATCAGGCCTCCCGCGTCCCCCTCGAGGCTTCATCACTGTACGTTCTGAGTCTGAGGGAAACCTGGGAGTGGGCGATACTGGGTAATCGTCGCGGTCGTCCAGGCAATAGGATGGACTCCTGTGACTCCAGCCGACCTTGCCGAATTGCTCCGAGGGACCGCCGCAAAGGTGCTCGCCGAGCACGGAATCGACGTATCCGTACTGCCCGCGACGTTGACGGTCGAGCGCCCCCGCAATCCTGAGCACGGTGACTATGCCACCAATGTGGCCATGCAGGTCGCGAAGAAGGCCGGCGTGAATCCCCGTGATCTGGCGACGTGGTTGGCCGCGGCCCTGACCGCCTCCGACGGCATCGACTCGGCCGAGGTGGCCGGTCCCGGCTTCCTCAATATCCGCCTCGCGGCCGACGCGCAGGGCGCGATCGTCGCGAAGGCACTCGAGGCCGGTGCCGCCTACGGCGACGGAGATGTGCTCGCCGGCAAGCGCATCAACCTCGAGTTCGTTTCCGCGAACCCCACCGGCCCCATCCACCTCGGTGGCACCCGCTGGGCCGCCGTCGGTGACGCGCTCGGCCGGATCCTGACCGCGCAGGGCGGAGAGGTGACGCGCGAATACTACTTCAACGACCACGGTGCCCAGATCGACCGCTTCACGCGTTCGCTGATCGCCGCGGCGAAGGGTGAACCGGCACCGACGGACGGCTACGCCGGTGCGTACATCGTCGACATCGCGGCCGAGGTGCTCGAGCAGAATCCGGAGGCGCTCGCGCTGCCCGAGGATGCGCAGAACGAGGCGTTCCGCTCGATCGGCGTCGAGCTGATGTTCCAGCACATCAAGCGCACCCTGCACGAGTTCGGCGTCGACTTCGACGTCTACTTCCACGAGAACTCGCTGTTCGAGTCGGGCGCCGTGGAGAATGCGGTCGAGACGCTCAAGGGCTCCGGCAATCTTTACCACGAGGACGGCGCGTGGTGGCTCAAGAGCACCGATTTCGGTGACGACAAGGACCGCGTCGTCATCAAGTCCGACGGCAACGCCGCCTACATCGCCGGTGACATAGCTTACTTCCAGGACAAGCGCGCGCGCGGCTTCGATCTGTGCATCTACATGCTCGGCGCCGACCATCACGGCTACATCGGCCGCCTCAAGGCCGCCGCGGCCGCCTTCGGCGACGACCCCGACACCGTGGAGGTCATGATCGGCCAGATGGTCAACCTCGTCCGAGGCGGTGTCGCGGTGAAGATGAGCAAGCGCGCCGGCACGGTCATCACGCTCGACGACCTCGTCGAGGCGATCGGCGTCGACGCCTCCCGCTACGTTCTCGTGCGTTCGTCGGTGGATCAGAGCATCGACATCGATCTCGAGCTCTGGGCGAGCACGACCAACGAGAACCCGGTGTACTACGTCCAGTACGCACACGCACGCCTGTGTTCGATCGCCCGCAACGCTGCCGATCTGGGTCTGAGCGCGGCGAACCCGAACCTCGCGCTGCTCACGCACGACCGTGAGGGCGACCTGATCCGCACGATCGGTGAGTATCCGCGGGTTGTCGCGAAGGCTGCCGATCTGCGCGAGCCGCACCGAGTCGCCCGGTACCTCGAGGAGCTTGCGGGTACGTACCACCGCTTCTACGACGCGTGCCGCATCCTGCCGCAGGGTGACGAGGAGGCCGGCGAGCTGCACACGGCACGCCTCGCGCTGTGCGACGCTTCTCGTCAGGTTTTCGCCAATGGCCTCCGCCTGCTCGGCGTCAGCGCACCGGAGCGCATGTGAACGCCCATCCCGCTGGACCGCGGCACGCCGAGATCCAGCACGCCCCAGGCCTGCCGCCGCGCCCGGCGACGCCGTCGGAGATGACGGCGCTGCCGGAGCAGGTGTGGCCGCGTGGTGCCCGTCGAGGCGACGACGGCGTCGTGCGTATCGCCGGGGTGCCCGTCACCGAGCTCGCCGAGAAGTACGGCACCCCGCTGTTCGTCGTAGACGAGGACGACTTCCGCTCGCGCTGCCGCGAGACGGCGCGTGCGTTCGGCGGTGCCGAGCGCGTGCACTACGCGTCCAAGGCATTCCTGTCTGCGGAGATCGCCCGCTGGGTGCGCGACGAGGGACTGTCGATGGATGTCGCCTCGGGTGGCGAACTCGCCGTTGCGCTGCACGCCGGATTCCCGGCTGAGCGGATCACGATGCACGGCAACAACAAGTCCGTCGCGGAGCTCGAGAGCGCCGTCACCAGCGGGGTGGGGCACGTCGTACTGGACTCGATGGTCGAGATCGACCGGCTGGACGAGGTGGCCGCGCGCCACGGCGTCGTGCAGGAGGTGCTGATCCGCATCACCGTCGGCGTCGAGGCGCACACGCACGAGTTCATCGCGACGGCGCACGAGGATCAGAAGTTCGGGTTCTCGCTGTCGGGGGGCAAGGCCATGGAGGCGGTGGCTCGCGTCTTCGAGAGCCCCCACCTGCGTCTGGTCGGCTTGCACAGTCATATCGGTTCGCAGATCTTCGAGGTCGACGGGTTCGAACTTGCCGCGCATCGTGTGATCGCGCTCATGCGCGAGATCATCGACCGCTTCGGTGCGGAGAAGACCGCGGCCATGACGATCGTGGATCTCGGCGGCGGACTCGGCATCTCGTACCTGTCGAGTGACAACCCGCCGCCGGTCGACGAGCTGGCCGCCAAGCTCGCGCACATCGTCGCGACCGAGTCCGAGGCCGCCGGCCTGCCCGTGCCGACGTTGATGGTCGAGCCGGGCCGTGCCATTGCCGGCCCCGGCACCATCACGCTGTACGAGGTCGGCACCATCAAGGATGTCAGCCTCGACGGCGGTGCCACCAGGCGTTACGTCAGTGTCGACGGCGGCATGAGCGACAATATTCGGACCTCGCTGTACCAGGCCGAGTATGACGCCCGGCTGGTTTCGCGGGACAGCGACGGCGAACCGGTCGTCGCCCGAGTGGTCGGGAAGCACTGCGAAAGCGGCGACATCGTCATCCGTGACGTCTGGGTGCCCGAGGACCTCGGTCCCGGGGATTTGCTCGCGGTCGCTGCGACGGGCGCATACTGCTATTCGATGTCCAGCCGGTACAACCTGCTCACCCGCCCAGCCGTGGTGGCAGTGCGAGACGGCGCCTCACGCCTAATCTTGCGTAGGGAAACTGTGGAAGATCTGCTCAGCTTGGAGGTTTCGGAGTGACCAGCGAATCGGCGCAGCGCGCCATCGGGGTGGCTGTTCTCGGCCTCGGGACCGTGGGCAGCGAGGTGGCTCGGATCATCCGGGACCACTCGACGGACCTCGAGGCCCGAGTGGGTGCCCGTCTGGAGCTGCGCGGTGTCGCAGTCCGGCGTATCGACGGCGACCGCGGAATCCCGCAGGAGTTGCTGACCACCGACGCGGAGTCGTTGGTGACGCGCGACGACATCGACGTTGTGGTCGAGGTGATCGGCGGCATCGAGCTGCCGCGCAAACTGGTTCTCGCCGCCCTCAACGCCGGCAAGTCCGTGGTGACCGCGAACAAGGCGCTGCTCGCCGAGTACACCGGCGAGTTGGCCGAGGCTGCCGAGCGGCAGAGCGTCGACCTGTACTTCGAGGCCGCGGTGGCAGGCGCGATCCCGGTGATCCGTCCACTCACGCAGTCTCTCGCCGGCGACCGCGTCGACCGTGTCCTCGGCATCGTCAACGGCACCACCAACTTCATCTTGTCGGCGATGGACGAGACCGGTGCGGACTACTCCGAGACGCTGGCCGAGGCCGGACGGCTCGGGTACGCGGAGGCCGATCCGACCGCCGACGTCGAGGGCTATGACGCCGCGTCCAAGGCTGCGATTCTCGCGTCCATCGCGTTCCACACCCGCGTCACCGCGGGCGATGTGTACCGCGAGGGCATTTCGAAGATCACCGCCGCAGATCTCGATGCGGCCCGGTCGCTGGACTGCACCATCAAGCTGCTGTCGATCTGCGAGCGGATCGTCGGCGAGGACGGCAGTGAGCGCGTGTCGGCGCGGGTGTATCCCGCGCTCGTGCCACGCGAGCATCCCCTTGCCAGCGTCAACGGGGCGTTCAACGCGGTGGTGGTCGAGTCCGCTGCGGCCGGACGACTGATGTTCTACGGACAGGGCGCTGGCGGGGCCCCCACGGCGTCGGCCGTCATGGGCGACCTGGTGATGGCCGCTCGTAACAAGGTGCATGGCGGTCGTGGTCCCCGCGAGTCGAAGTACGCCGATCTGCCGATCGCACCGATGGGTGACATTCCGACCCGTTACTACGTCAACATGCAGGTGGCCGATCGTGCCGGTGTGCTGTCTGCGGTGTCTGCCGAGTTCGCCAAGCGCGGTGTGAGCATTTCCACCGTTCGGCAGGAAGGTGCCGGGGACGGCGCTCGTCTGGTAGTCGTCACTCACTTGGCGAATGACGCGGCGCTCTCGGAAACCGTTGCGGCTCTTGCCGAACTCGAATCAGTAACCGCTGTGACCAGCGTGCTCCGACTGGAAGGTACCTCCGAATGACCGGCGCCAACTCCGAGGCCGTGAAGAAGACCACCCCCGTGCACACGCCGTGGCCGGGTCTGATCGAGGCGTATCGCGACCGCCTTGCGATCGGTCCGAACTGGAAGACTGTCACCCTGCGCGAGGGTGGTACGCCGCTGCTGCCCGCCGGGCACCTGTCCGAGCTCACCGGCTGTGACGTCCACCTCAAGGTCGAGGGACTCAATCCGACGGGTTCCTTCAAGGACCGTGGCATGACGATGGCCGTCACCGACGCGCTGGCCCGCGGCCAGCGCGCGGTGCTGTGCGCATCGACCGGCAACACCTCGGCCTCGGCCGCTGCGTACGCGGCGAAGGCAGGCATGACCTGCGCCGTGCTGGTCCCGCAGGGCAAGATCGCGATGGGCAAGCTCGCTCAGGCGGTCATGCATGGTGCCCGGATCATTCAGGTGCAGGGCAACTTCGACGACTGCCTCGAGCTGGCCCGCAAGACCACCGCGGAGTTCCCGACCATCGGCCTGGTCAACTCTGTGAATCCGGTGCGCATCGAGGGCCAGAAGACCGCGGCGTTCGAGATCTGCGACGCGCTCGGCAAGGCTCCCGACGTGCACGTGCTGCCGGTCGGCAACGCCGGCAACATCACCGCCTACTGGCGCGGATACTCCGAGTACTTCGCCGACGGCATCACCTCTGTGCGTCCGCGCATGCTCGGCGTGCAGGCCGCCGGCGCCGCACCGCTGGTGCACGGTGCCCCGGTCAAGGATCCCGAGACCATCGCGACCGCGATCCGAATCGGTTCGCCGGCCTCGTGGGACGGCGCCGTCGCCGCGAAGGAGGAGTCGAACGGTGCGTTCCGCGCCGCCACCGATGAGGAGATTCTCGAGGCCTACCGCTTGATCGCGCGCACCGAGGGTGTCTTTGTCGAGCCCGCGTCGGCCGCCAGCGTGGCCGGTATGCTCGCCGCGCACAAGGAGGGATGGCTCGACTCCGGACTGACAGTGGTGTGCACCGTCACCGGCAACGGTCTCAAGGACCCCGATACCGCGCTCGCGGGTATGCCTGCTGTTCAGCCGATCCCGGTCGACCCGATTGCGGTCGCCGCGGCGCTCGAGCTGGCGTAGTGGCCGAGACCCCGCACACGACAGTGACTCAGGACGAGGCGACCCGGAACCCGGCGATGACACAGACCCTGCCCAGTGGGCTTACGGTGACGGCGCGGGTTCCCGCGTCCAGCGCGAATCTAGGTCCGGGATTCGACACACTCGGTCTCGCGCTCGGCCTGTACGACGAGATCACCGTCACCACCACCGATTCGGGTTTGACCATCCGGGTCGAGGGGGAGGGTGCCGACGACGTGCCGTGGGGTCCGTCACATCTCGTGGTCCGAGCGATCGAGCGGGGTCTCGAGTCGGCCGGAGTGTGGGCGGATGGTCTGGATGTAGTGTGCCGCAACGCTATTCCACATTCGCGGGGCCTCGGGTCGTCCGCGTCTGCGGCGGTGGGCGGTCTGGCCGCCGCCAACGGCCTGGCGCGTCGTGCGTCGCCGGAACTCGAACTGTCCGCCGCGCAGTTGGTGCAGCTGTCCTCCGAGTTCGAGGGGCACCCCGACAATGCGGCCGCGAGCGTGCTCGGCGGCGCGGTGGTGTCCTGGAGTGAGGCCGGTGTCGAGGACGAGACGCAGCGGCGCTATCGCGCGGTGCGACTGCCGGTGCATCCCGGGATCCGGGTGGTGGCGCTGGTTCCCGCTGAGCGGTCGTCGACCGCGCTCACCCGCGGACTGCTCCCGGAGACCGTCCCGCACCGCGACGCGGCCTTCAATGTCAGTCGCGGTGCACTCGCCGTCGTCGCCCTGACCGAGCGGCCGGATCTGTTGATGACCGCGACCGAGGACATGCTGCATCAGACGCAGCGGGCGCCGGCGCTGCCGCTGACGACACGGTGGATCGCGAAGCTTCGCCGGGCGGGAATCGCGGCCACGGTGTCCGGGGCCGGTCCGACGGTGCTGGCGATGTCGACTGAACCGTTCCCTGCCGAGTTGCGGGCAGAGGCCGAGCAAGAGAATCTGCGGGTCCTCGAACTCGAAATCGCCGACGGCGTTCAGGTGAGTTGATGGACATGCTCGGGGTAGCGCCTTGCCGAGTAGGGCATTCGCCGCTATCCTGAGCGTGTCCGTACATCGTGCGCTTCAGACGCCGGTGCTTCACCAGGGCAATCGCTCCATTTCATCGGGGTAATCCTGGCCTGATCCTCACGCGACAACTCCGCGTTGATGGATTTGCAGCACGCGCCTTCTCGGGTGATGTGATGGGGGACGAGCCGACAGTTCCATCCTGCGAATACGTACGGCACAACCGAGTTCAGTTGTCGACTGAACTACGGGACGAACCCTCGACATCGCGTAGCGCGAGTGAGGGAAGGAAAGGACCTCCGTGACCGATACGGATCTGATTGCCACGCCCGTTCGCGATTCCCCGGCAGTGACCGCGGGTGCCCGGGCAGGCAATTCTTCACAGACTTCGGGCGACGCGCCGCGTGAAGGCGCGGTCGCTTCGTCCACCAAGCGCGCCGAGGCTCGGCGCGGTGCCGGGCTCTCCGGCATGGTGCTTGCCGAGCTTCGTTCCCTCGCGGGAGAACTCGGGATCAAGGGCACGTCAGGCATGCGTAAGGGCGACCTGATCGCTGCGATCAAGGAGCGTCAGGGGTCGGCTGCGCCCAAGTCGACTGCCCCCACCAAGTCGGCCCCCACCAAGTCGGCCCCCGCCAAGTCGGCCGCGCCCAAGGACGCGCCCGCAGCACCTGCTGCGGAGTCGACGACTCCCCGGACCGAGTCGGTGGAGCCGGCTGCTCCTGCTGCGGCGGCCACGCCGGACAGCGCCGACGCCGATCAGGGGAACCGTCGTGGCCGCCAACGTCGCGGCGCGACGCGCCGCTCGGGTGCGCCCGAGCAGGCCGGAGCCGGCGAGAATGGCCAAGCGGAGTCGCATCAGGCCGACGTCATGACGGCGGAGCCCAAGGACACCGTGCAGGCTGAGCCCAAGCAGGCCGAAACCAAGCAGGTCGAGCCGAAGCAGGCCGAAACCAGGCAGGAGCAGGGCCGGGACCAGTCCGAGGACCGCTCCGAGCGTGGTGCCCGGCGTGAGCGCGGCGAGCGTACCCAGGGTGATCGCAACCAGGGTGATCGCAACCAGGGTGGTAACAACGGGCCGCGCGGTGAAGGCCGCGGCGAGCGTCGCGATGTGGATGACGAAGAGGGCGGCCGCGGACGCCGTGGGCGCCGTTTCCGTGAGCGACGTCGTGGACGTGACCGTGGCGAGGCTGGTGGCGAGGGCCGTGAGCGTGAGCCCGAGATTCGCGAGGATGACGTCCTGCAGCCGGTCGCCGGCATCCTCGACGTTCTCGACAACTACGCGTTCGTCCGGACCTCCGGCTATCTCGCAGGCCCCAGCGACGTTTACGTTTCGATGAACCTGGTTCGCAAGAACGGCCTGCGCCGCGGCGACGCAATCACCGGTGCCGTCCGGGTGGCCCGCGAGGGTGAGTCGCAGGGCAGCCAGCGGCAGAAGTTCAACCCGCTCGTGCGTCTGGACACCGTCAACGGTGGCGATGTCGAGGCCGCGAGGCGGCGACCGGAGTTCAACAAGCTCACCCCGCTGTACCCGAACCAGCGACTGCGTCTCGAGACGACTCCGAATATCCTCACCACTCGCGTGATCGACCTGATCATGCCTATCGGCAAGGGTCAGCGCGCGCTGATCGTGTCGCCGCCGAAGGCCGGTAAGACAACCGTGCTGCAGGACATCGCGAACGCGATCACGGTCAACAATCCTGAGTGCTATCTGATGGTCGTCCTCGTCGACGAGCGGCCGGAAGAGGTCACCGACATGACGCGTTCGGTCAATGGTGAGGTCATTGCCTCCACCT
Protein-coding sequences here:
- the lysA gene encoding diaminopimelate decarboxylase, which produces MNAHPAGPRHAEIQHAPGLPPRPATPSEMTALPEQVWPRGARRGDDGVVRIAGVPVTELAEKYGTPLFVVDEDDFRSRCRETARAFGGAERVHYASKAFLSAEIARWVRDEGLSMDVASGGELAVALHAGFPAERITMHGNNKSVAELESAVTSGVGHVVLDSMVEIDRLDEVAARHGVVQEVLIRITVGVEAHTHEFIATAHEDQKFGFSLSGGKAMEAVARVFESPHLRLVGLHSHIGSQIFEVDGFELAAHRVIALMREIIDRFGAEKTAAMTIVDLGGGLGISYLSSDNPPPVDELAAKLAHIVATESEAAGLPVPTLMVEPGRAIAGPGTITLYEVGTIKDVSLDGGATRRYVSVDGGMSDNIRTSLYQAEYDARLVSRDSDGEPVVARVVGKHCESGDIVIRDVWVPEDLGPGDLLAVAATGAYCYSMSSRYNLLTRPAVVAVRDGASRLILRRETVEDLLSLEVSE
- the rho gene encoding transcription termination factor Rho — its product is MTDTDLIATPVRDSPAVTAGARAGNSSQTSGDAPREGAVASSTKRAEARRGAGLSGMVLAELRSLAGELGIKGTSGMRKGDLIAAIKERQGSAAPKSTAPTKSAPTKSAPAKSAAPKDAPAAPAAESTTPRTESVEPAAPAAAATPDSADADQGNRRGRQRRGATRRSGAPEQAGAGENGQAESHQADVMTAEPKDTVQAEPKQAETKQVEPKQAETRQEQGRDQSEDRSERGARRERGERTQGDRNQGDRNQGGNNGPRGEGRGERRDVDDEEGGRGRRGRRFRERRRGRDRGEAGGEGREREPEIREDDVLQPVAGILDVLDNYAFVRTSGYLAGPSDVYVSMNLVRKNGLRRGDAITGAVRVAREGESQGSQRQKFNPLVRLDTVNGGDVEAARRRPEFNKLTPLYPNQRLRLETTPNILTTRVIDLIMPIGKGQRALIVSPPKAGKTTVLQDIANAITVNNPECYLMVVLVDERPEEVTDMTRSVNGEVIASTFDRPPGDHTSVAELAIERAKRLVEAGRDVVVLLDSITRLGRAYNNSSPASGRILSGGVDSTALYPPKRFLGAARNIENGGSLTIIASALVETGSTGDTVIFEEFKGTGNAELKLDRKIAERRVFPAVDVNLSSTRKDELLMSPDEFAVVHKLRRVLSGLDSHQAIDLLVDRLKKSKSNIEFLMQVSKTTPGALGD
- the thrC gene encoding threonine synthase; this translates as MTGANSEAVKKTTPVHTPWPGLIEAYRDRLAIGPNWKTVTLREGGTPLLPAGHLSELTGCDVHLKVEGLNPTGSFKDRGMTMAVTDALARGQRAVLCASTGNTSASAAAYAAKAGMTCAVLVPQGKIAMGKLAQAVMHGARIIQVQGNFDDCLELARKTTAEFPTIGLVNSVNPVRIEGQKTAAFEICDALGKAPDVHVLPVGNAGNITAYWRGYSEYFADGITSVRPRMLGVQAAGAAPLVHGAPVKDPETIATAIRIGSPASWDGAVAAKEESNGAFRAATDEEILEAYRLIARTEGVFVEPASAASVAGMLAAHKEGWLDSGLTVVCTVTGNGLKDPDTALAGMPAVQPIPVDPIAVAAALELA
- a CDS encoding DUF3105 domain-containing protein — encoded protein: MPSGSENRGPGSKNTAAKSAKAIKAAKKQGGVPASKRGGGVKRQIPWLTIGAVVAVAALIGVLFVNLLPKYQDKEAVAKFAPSASNQDPSSAIDGVVKVDYEAGMHVSPAQRVAYDQSPPFGGPHDAVWATCMGTVYPNPIRTENAVHSLEHGAVWITYNPDKVDDAQRDQLSSRVDDSSGYLLMSPYPGLDTAVSLQSWGHQLKLDSVDDPRIDQFIAALRLNRYVYPEVGASCSTIPDSYDPSNPPPFDPTAPGSDAVPMDGGGITPDASEATGGAGLPTAPAAGGGNG
- the argS gene encoding arginine--tRNA ligase — protein: MTPADLAELLRGTAAKVLAEHGIDVSVLPATLTVERPRNPEHGDYATNVAMQVAKKAGVNPRDLATWLAAALTASDGIDSAEVAGPGFLNIRLAADAQGAIVAKALEAGAAYGDGDVLAGKRINLEFVSANPTGPIHLGGTRWAAVGDALGRILTAQGGEVTREYYFNDHGAQIDRFTRSLIAAAKGEPAPTDGYAGAYIVDIAAEVLEQNPEALALPEDAQNEAFRSIGVELMFQHIKRTLHEFGVDFDVYFHENSLFESGAVENAVETLKGSGNLYHEDGAWWLKSTDFGDDKDRVVIKSDGNAAYIAGDIAYFQDKRARGFDLCIYMLGADHHGYIGRLKAAAAAFGDDPDTVEVMIGQMVNLVRGGVAVKMSKRAGTVITLDDLVEAIGVDASRYVLVRSSVDQSIDIDLELWASTTNENPVYYVQYAHARLCSIARNAADLGLSAANPNLALLTHDREGDLIRTIGEYPRVVAKAADLREPHRVARYLEELAGTYHRFYDACRILPQGDEEAGELHTARLALCDASRQVFANGLRLLGVSAPERM
- the thrB gene encoding homoserine kinase, with the protein product MTQTLPSGLTVTARVPASSANLGPGFDTLGLALGLYDEITVTTTDSGLTIRVEGEGADDVPWGPSHLVVRAIERGLESAGVWADGLDVVCRNAIPHSRGLGSSASAAVGGLAAANGLARRASPELELSAAQLVQLSSEFEGHPDNAAASVLGGAVVSWSEAGVEDETQRRYRAVRLPVHPGIRVVALVPAERSSTALTRGLLPETVPHRDAAFNVSRGALAVVALTERPDLLMTATEDMLHQTQRAPALPLTTRWIAKLRRAGIAATVSGAGPTVLAMSTEPFPAELRAEAEQENLRVLELEIADGVQVS
- a CDS encoding homoserine dehydrogenase, which gives rise to MTSESAQRAIGVAVLGLGTVGSEVARIIRDHSTDLEARVGARLELRGVAVRRIDGDRGIPQELLTTDAESLVTRDDIDVVVEVIGGIELPRKLVLAALNAGKSVVTANKALLAEYTGELAEAAERQSVDLYFEAAVAGAIPVIRPLTQSLAGDRVDRVLGIVNGTTNFILSAMDETGADYSETLAEAGRLGYAEADPTADVEGYDAASKAAILASIAFHTRVTAGDVYREGISKITAADLDAARSLDCTIKLLSICERIVGEDGSERVSARVYPALVPREHPLASVNGAFNAVVVESAAAGRLMFYGQGAGGAPTASAVMGDLVMAARNKVHGGRGPRESKYADLPIAPMGDIPTRYYVNMQVADRAGVLSAVSAEFAKRGVSISTVRQEGAGDGARLVVVTHLANDAALSETVAALAELESVTAVTSVLRLEGTSE